A single region of the Vibrio cyclitrophicus genome encodes:
- the ccoS gene encoding cbb3-type cytochrome oxidase assembly protein CcoS has protein sequence MESLYILIPIAIVLVCIAVGIFLWAVKSEQFEDLERQGHNILFDEDEKAHNHSDSKPVKNEKANSESQTNVDKKNDDA, from the coding sequence ATGGAAAGTTTATACATCTTGATCCCCATTGCGATTGTACTTGTATGTATCGCCGTTGGAATCTTTCTATGGGCAGTTAAAAGCGAACAGTTTGAAGACCTAGAACGTCAAGGTCACAACATTCTGTTTGATGAAGACGAAAAGGCTCACAACCATTCTGATAGCAAACCTGTCAAGAATGAGAAAGCTAATAGCGAAAGCCAAACTAACGTAGACAAAAAGAACGATGACGCCTGA
- the uspE gene encoding universal stress protein UspE, producing MSIYNKILVVADINHDEQPALVRAIQLAKKSTSTSHITFFLSIYDFSYEMTSMLSIDERDAMRKGVIHQREIWMNKVAEPYLDDSIEFNVQVVWHNRPYEAIIAEVYSGEHDILIKGTRKHDTLESVIFTPTDWHLLRKCPSPVLLVKNDFWPDHAKIFASVHVGSETEAHLELNDTMVDRLLEITGRLDAEPFLVNAYPVTPANITIELPEFDPTSYTDAVRGHHLTAMKALRQKHGMCEEQTVVEQGLPEDVIPRVALENNAAMVILGTTGRTGLSAVFIGNTAEHVIDKINCDVLALKPSGYVSPLDPNLSKG from the coding sequence ATGAGTATCTATAACAAAATTTTAGTTGTCGCAGACATTAATCACGATGAGCAACCTGCTCTAGTTCGTGCTATCCAACTTGCCAAGAAAAGCACCTCAACAAGCCACATCACTTTCTTTTTGTCGATATACGACTTCTCGTATGAAATGACATCTATGCTCTCTATCGATGAAAGAGACGCAATGCGCAAAGGTGTAATCCATCAACGCGAAATTTGGATGAATAAAGTCGCAGAACCTTACCTAGATGATTCTATTGAATTTAATGTACAAGTGGTTTGGCATAACCGCCCTTACGAAGCGATCATTGCCGAGGTTTACAGCGGTGAGCACGACATCTTGATCAAAGGTACGCGTAAGCACGATACCTTGGAGTCTGTTATCTTTACTCCAACCGACTGGCATCTGTTGAGAAAGTGCCCTAGCCCAGTACTACTGGTTAAAAATGATTTTTGGCCAGATCACGCGAAGATATTTGCTTCAGTTCACGTAGGATCTGAGACAGAAGCTCATTTAGAGCTTAACGATACGATGGTCGACAGATTACTAGAAATCACGGGTCGTTTGGATGCTGAACCGTTCTTGGTGAATGCCTACCCAGTGACACCTGCGAATATTACCATTGAGCTACCTGAGTTTGACCCAACGTCTTATACCGACGCCGTTCGTGGCCATCACTTAACGGCAATGAAAGCATTGCGCCAGAAGCACGGTATGTGTGAAGAGCAAACTGTTGTTGAGCAAGGCTTGCCTGAAGATGTTATCCCTCGTGTAGCTTTGGAAAATAACGCTGCAATGGTGATCTTGGGGACAACGGGTCGTACTGGCTTGTCTGCCGTGTTTATTGGTAACACAGCGGAACATGTTATCGACAAGATTAACTGTGACGTGTTGGCTCTTAAACCGTCTGGTTACGTGAGCCCACTAGACCCTAACCTTTCGAAAGGTTAA
- a CDS encoding FNR family transcription factor, with protein sequence MISEKPVTKRVQSGGCAIHCQDCSISQLCIPFTLNESELDQLDQIIERKKPIQKGQELFKAGDELKSLYAIRSGTIKSYTITEQGDEQITAFHLAGDLVGFDAITGDQHPSFAQALETSMVCEIPYEILDDLSGKMPKLRQQIMRLMSNEIKGDQEMILLLSKKNAEERLAAFLYNLSTRFSQRGFSPREFRLTMTRGDIGNYLGLTVETISRLLGRFQKADILSVKGKYITIEDHDALMELAGVSKE encoded by the coding sequence ATGATTTCTGAAAAGCCTGTGACGAAACGTGTTCAGTCTGGCGGCTGTGCAATCCATTGCCAAGATTGTAGTATTAGCCAGCTCTGCATTCCGTTTACTTTGAATGAATCTGAGCTCGATCAACTTGATCAGATCATTGAGAGAAAAAAGCCTATTCAAAAAGGCCAAGAGTTATTTAAAGCTGGTGATGAGCTTAAGTCTCTATATGCTATTCGCTCTGGAACGATCAAGAGCTACACGATTACCGAACAAGGTGATGAGCAGATTACTGCATTCCACCTAGCGGGCGATCTTGTTGGCTTTGATGCGATTACTGGTGACCAACACCCTAGTTTCGCACAAGCGTTAGAAACTTCGATGGTATGTGAAATCCCATACGAAATTCTTGACGACTTATCAGGAAAAATGCCTAAATTGCGTCAGCAAATTATGCGCCTGATGAGTAACGAGATTAAAGGCGACCAAGAAATGATTCTGCTTCTTTCTAAAAAGAATGCGGAAGAGCGTCTTGCTGCATTCCTTTACAACCTTTCTACTCGCTTCTCTCAACGTGGCTTCAGCCCGCGTGAGTTCCGCCTAACGATGACTCGTGGCGATATTGGTAACTACCTTGGTTTGACTGTTGAAACAATCAGCCGTCTTTTGGGTCGTTTCCAAAAAGCAGACATCTTGAGCGTTAAAGGCAAATATATCACTATCGAAGATCACGATGCGTTGATGGAACTTGCTGGCGTTTCAAAAGAATAG
- the ccoO gene encoding cytochrome-c oxidase, cbb3-type subunit II, producing the protein MSSNSNNRHELVEKNVGLLAILIVIAISFGALVEITPLIFQKQTTEPVENLRVYSALEMEGRDIYIREGCNVCHSQMIRPFRSETERYGHYSVAGESVWEHPFLWGSKRTGPDLARVGDRYSDEWHRVHLIDPRELVPESNMPGFPWLAENVLDGKLTKQKLEIFRNQFGVPYTDEQIANAKQDVEGKTEMDAIIAYLQSLGHAMK; encoded by the coding sequence ATGAGCTCAAATTCAAATAATCGCCATGAGTTGGTAGAGAAGAACGTTGGCCTACTAGCGATTCTGATCGTTATTGCTATCAGTTTTGGTGCTTTAGTAGAAATTACCCCGCTTATTTTCCAAAAGCAGACGACTGAACCTGTAGAAAATCTACGTGTTTACTCTGCTCTGGAAATGGAAGGTCGTGATATCTATATCCGCGAAGGTTGTAACGTATGTCACAGCCAAATGATTCGTCCTTTCCGCTCTGAAACTGAACGTTACGGTCACTACTCTGTGGCTGGCGAAAGCGTTTGGGAACATCCATTCCTATGGGGCTCTAAGCGTACTGGTCCTGATCTAGCGCGTGTTGGTGATCGTTATTCAGATGAGTGGCACCGTGTTCACCTTATCGACCCTCGTGAACTTGTTCCTGAATCAAACATGCCTGGTTTCCCATGGCTTGCTGAGAATGTACTTGATGGCAAATTGACGAAACAGAAGCTTGAAATCTTCCGTAATCAATTTGGTGTTCCTTACACAGACGAACAAATTGCTAACGCTAAACAAGATGTTGAAGGAAAAACAGAGATGGATGCAATCATCGCTTACCTTCAATCGCTTGGCCACGCAATGAAATAA
- the ccoN gene encoding cytochrome-c oxidase, cbb3-type subunit I: MQMSQEKQLEQNYNYTVVRQFTLVTILWGIVGMGVGVLIAAQLVWPQLNFDTPWLTYSRLRPLHTNAVIFAFGTSALFATSYYVVQRTCQTRLFGGPLVAFTFWGWQAIILSAAITLPLGLTSGKEYAELEWPIDIAITLVWVAYAIVFFGTMIKRKTSHIYVANWFFGAFIITVAVLHIVNSLAVPVSAFKSYSIYSGAIDAMVQWWYGHNAVGFLLTAGFLGMMYYFVPKQAGRPVYSYRLSIVHFWALVSLYIWAGPHHLHYTALPDWTQSLGMVMSLVLFAPSWGGMINGIMTLSGAWHKLRYDPILRFLIVSLSFYGMSTFEGPMMAIKTVNALSHYTDWTIGHVHSGALGWVAMVSIGSVYHLVPKLFGQERMYSVSLINVHFWLATIGTVFYIVAMWISGVMQGLMWRAVNSDGTLTYSFVESVEASYPFYFVRFLGGLIFLSGMFLMAYNTYKTVSAPKDSLKAIPQPA, encoded by the coding sequence ATGCAAATGAGCCAAGAAAAGCAGCTTGAACAAAACTACAACTATACGGTCGTCCGTCAATTTACCCTGGTTACAATTTTGTGGGGTATTGTCGGTATGGGCGTTGGTGTTTTGATTGCCGCTCAATTAGTTTGGCCACAGCTAAACTTTGATACGCCGTGGTTGACGTACAGTCGTTTACGTCCCCTGCATACTAATGCGGTTATTTTTGCGTTCGGTACAAGTGCGCTGTTTGCAACATCATATTATGTTGTACAACGTACCTGTCAGACGCGTCTCTTTGGTGGCCCTCTCGTAGCCTTTACCTTTTGGGGTTGGCAAGCGATTATCCTGTCCGCTGCAATTACTTTACCGTTAGGTTTAACCTCTGGTAAAGAATACGCAGAACTTGAATGGCCAATCGATATTGCTATTACTCTTGTGTGGGTAGCTTATGCGATCGTGTTCTTTGGAACCATGATTAAACGTAAGACATCGCACATTTATGTAGCAAACTGGTTCTTCGGAGCCTTCATCATCACGGTTGCCGTGTTGCACATCGTTAACAGCCTAGCTGTTCCTGTATCTGCGTTTAAATCGTACTCGATTTACTCAGGTGCGATTGATGCAATGGTGCAATGGTGGTACGGACACAATGCGGTAGGCTTCCTATTGACAGCTGGTTTCCTAGGTATGATGTATTACTTCGTTCCTAAACAAGCTGGTCGCCCTGTTTACTCTTACCGTTTGTCGATTGTTCACTTCTGGGCTCTTGTGTCTCTGTATATTTGGGCTGGTCCTCACCACCTACACTACACTGCACTTCCTGACTGGACTCAATCTCTAGGTATGGTTATGTCTTTGGTTCTGTTTGCTCCTTCTTGGGGTGGCATGATCAACGGTATTATGACTCTATCTGGCGCGTGGCATAAGCTTCGCTATGACCCAATCCTACGTTTCCTAATCGTTTCTCTATCATTCTACGGCATGTCGACTTTCGAAGGCCCTATGATGGCAATCAAAACGGTTAATGCACTATCTCACTACACGGACTGGACTATAGGTCACGTTCATTCTGGTGCGTTAGGTTGGGTTGCAATGGTTTCTATCGGTTCGGTTTACCACTTAGTTCCTAAACTATTTGGTCAAGAGCGTATGTACTCTGTATCTCTAATCAATGTTCACTTCTGGTTAGCAACGATTGGTACGGTTTTCTATATTGTTGCAATGTGGATCTCTGGTGTGATGCAAGGTCTGATGTGGCGTGCAGTTAACTCTGACGGTACATTGACTTACAGCTTTGTAGAATCTGTAGAAGCTTCTTACCCGTTCTACTTTGTACGTTTCTTAGGTGGTCTCATCTTCCTATCTGGTATGTTCTTAATGGCATACAACACGTACAAAACTGTTTCTGCACCTAAAGATAGCCTTAAAGCTATCCCTCAACCGGCTTAA
- the ttcA gene encoding tRNA 2-thiocytidine(32) synthetase TtcA: MNQNDNRKETLEFNKLQKRLRRNVGNAIIDYNMIEENDVVMACISGGKDSFAMLDILLRLREAAPIKFDVVAVNLDQKQPGFPEHILPEYFETLNIPYYIVDKDTYSVVKEKVPEGKTTCGLCSRLRRGTLYSFAEKIGATKIALGHHLDDIVETMFLNMFHGARLKAMPPKLRSDDGRNVVIRPLTYCRETDLIKYAEHKEFPIIPCNLCGSQENLQRQNIKAMLIDWDTKTPGRVEKIFKSIQNVSPSQLADRELFDFVNLPLDRSEDRKAYEFEEAEISSSNIDESMFIDVTNV; this comes from the coding sequence ATGAACCAAAACGATAATAGAAAAGAAACACTTGAATTCAACAAACTTCAGAAACGTCTGAGAAGAAATGTTGGAAATGCCATCATCGACTACAACATGATCGAAGAGAATGACGTGGTAATGGCATGTATTAGTGGTGGTAAAGATTCATTTGCGATGCTAGACATTTTGCTACGTTTACGTGAAGCAGCACCGATCAAATTTGATGTTGTGGCAGTAAACCTAGATCAAAAACAACCTGGGTTCCCTGAACACATTCTTCCTGAGTATTTTGAAACGCTGAACATTCCTTACTACATCGTAGATAAAGATACGTATTCAGTGGTGAAAGAGAAAGTGCCAGAAGGCAAAACAACGTGTGGCCTATGTTCTCGTCTTCGTCGTGGTACTTTGTACTCGTTCGCAGAGAAGATTGGCGCAACTAAGATCGCACTAGGTCACCACCTAGACGACATCGTAGAGACCATGTTCCTGAATATGTTCCACGGTGCACGCCTAAAGGCTATGCCACCAAAGCTTCGTTCAGATGATGGACGTAACGTTGTTATTCGTCCACTGACTTACTGCCGTGAAACGGACTTAATCAAATACGCTGAGCACAAAGAGTTTCCGATCATTCCTTGTAACCTGTGTGGCTCTCAAGAGAACCTACAGCGTCAGAACATTAAAGCAATGCTAATTGATTGGGATACTAAAACGCCAGGTCGTGTTGAGAAGATCTTCAAGTCAATTCAGAACGTTAGCCCAAGCCAACTTGCTGACCGTGAGTTGTTTGACTTCGTGAATCTTCCACTAGACCGTAGTGAAGACCGCAAAGCGTACGAATTCGAAGAAGCTGAAATTTCATCTTCAAACATTGATGAGTCTATGTTCATCGACGTAACGAATGTTTAG
- a CDS encoding DUF2987 domain-containing protein has protein sequence MKKTALALLASLSLGVSLPAAAQEYMFTYSKLYTQLKNNTKEGHDDVKVAVFFVDQQAQTICHISKAWMEKEEHYEELKVSPTHELLLPVDQNLRSANPLIFVQTQEQECAYSLVVMTQKPLAGTVEVALLESLLPQMQAMLEDVSGMFSSWFTPDVEGLTLEFDNKLEGNIALSNGKQIPITQGRAKFTLEELNGSDSITLPEPTVRVLPYIPAQ, from the coding sequence ATGAAAAAGACAGCACTCGCTTTATTAGCCTCATTAAGCCTTGGGGTCTCTTTACCCGCTGCAGCGCAAGAGTACATGTTCACGTATTCTAAGCTCTACACACAACTTAAGAACAATACCAAAGAAGGGCACGATGACGTCAAAGTTGCGGTCTTCTTTGTTGATCAACAAGCTCAAACAATCTGCCACATCAGCAAAGCGTGGATGGAAAAAGAAGAGCACTACGAAGAGCTAAAAGTGTCTCCAACACATGAACTACTTTTACCTGTAGATCAAAACCTTCGTTCAGCAAACCCGCTTATCTTTGTTCAAACTCAAGAGCAAGAGTGTGCGTATTCTTTGGTTGTAATGACTCAAAAACCTTTGGCTGGAACAGTTGAGGTAGCACTACTGGAAAGCCTGTTACCACAGATGCAAGCGATGTTAGAAGACGTCAGCGGCATGTTCTCTAGTTGGTTCACGCCAGATGTTGAAGGGTTAACCTTGGAATTTGATAACAAGCTTGAAGGCAACATCGCGCTGTCTAACGGTAAGCAAATCCCAATCACACAAGGGCGTGCAAAATTCACGTTAGAAGAGTTGAACGGTAGTGACAGCATCACGTTGCCAGAGCCAACAGTTCGCGTATTGCCGTACATTCCCGCGCAATAA
- the ccoP gene encoding cytochrome-c oxidase, cbb3-type subunit III yields MSTFWSIWVTVITIGTLIGCAALLRWCSNDKTGVEEGHDMGHEYDGIRELNNPLPKWWTYLFVSTIVFAAVYLALYPGLGNFKGLLGWTSSNQTVRSVEESRSAIAAAQANKQLDAYAKELDDADTYFGEAFRKLAHDENGLRSVPDIASDADAIKVGQRLFLQNCSQCHGSDARGQKGFPNLTDDAWLYGGEPQAIVTTIMHGRVGQMPGWKDALGEEGVKEVVSYTLSLSGRSVNAREAEAGKARFVVCAACHGTDGKGNPAVGAPDLTDRDWLFGDSRADVTETVMYGRSGVMPAWKDILGEDKVQLVSAYVWSLSNSDKE; encoded by the coding sequence ATGAGTACATTCTGGAGTATTTGGGTAACAGTAATCACAATCGGTACTTTGATTGGCTGTGCAGCCTTACTTCGTTGGTGTTCCAACGATAAAACAGGTGTAGAAGAAGGTCATGACATGGGCCATGAATACGATGGTATTCGCGAGCTCAATAACCCACTACCTAAATGGTGGACATACCTTTTCGTTAGCACAATTGTGTTTGCAGCTGTTTATCTAGCTCTATACCCAGGCCTTGGCAACTTTAAAGGTCTACTCGGTTGGACGAGTTCAAACCAAACAGTTCGCAGCGTAGAAGAGTCTCGCTCTGCAATCGCTGCTGCGCAAGCAAACAAACAGTTAGATGCATACGCAAAAGAGCTTGATGATGCAGACACCTACTTTGGTGAAGCATTCAGAAAGCTAGCTCATGACGAAAATGGTCTACGTTCTGTCCCTGACATTGCATCAGATGCTGATGCAATCAAAGTGGGCCAACGCTTGTTCCTACAAAACTGTTCTCAGTGTCATGGCTCTGATGCACGTGGTCAGAAAGGTTTCCCGAACCTAACTGATGACGCATGGCTATATGGTGGTGAACCACAAGCTATCGTTACTACCATCATGCACGGTCGTGTCGGTCAAATGCCAGGTTGGAAAGACGCTCTTGGCGAAGAAGGCGTAAAAGAAGTAGTTAGCTACACACTTAGCCTTTCTGGTCGTAGCGTAAACGCACGTGAAGCAGAGGCTGGTAAAGCTCGCTTTGTAGTGTGTGCAGCATGTCACGGTACTGATGGTAAGGGTAACCCTGCTGTTGGCGCACCTGACCTGACTGACCGCGACTGGCTATTCGGCGATTCTCGCGCTGATGTGACGGAAACAGTCATGTACGGACGTTCTGGTGTAATGCCGGCTTGGAAGGACATCCTCGGTGAGGATAAGGTTCAGCTCGTCTCTGCCTACGTCTGGAGCCTCAGCAACTCAGATAAAGAGTAA
- a CDS encoding cbb3-type cytochrome c oxidase subunit 3, whose protein sequence is MDIITFQSVWTVTIFACFIGIVWWAFGKNRKSRFDEDANLVFADEAPAKDKNQGVTK, encoded by the coding sequence ATGGACATTATTACATTTCAAAGTGTTTGGACTGTTACTATTTTTGCTTGTTTCATCGGTATCGTTTGGTGGGCTTTCGGTAAGAATCGTAAGTCGCGCTTCGACGAAGATGCAAACCTAGTGTTCGCTGATGAAGCACCTGCGAAAGATAAAAATCAAGGAGTGACGAAGTAA
- a CDS encoding sulfite exporter TauE/SafE family protein, whose amino-acid sequence MTPDWIGAFVVGLIGAGHCMGMCGGIASLLSIGNSKPSPVIPLLYNLGRLLSYAVIGGVIGGAISSIGQLSDFNALLGWLRLLAAGFMIVLGLYIGKWWFGLLFFEKVGQKLWRYISPLGKSFLPLKHPSHALPFGFIWGWLPCGLVYSMLTWAAVSGSWYNGSGIMLAFGLGTLPAMLTVGMGANFLKKLQRADLFRQFGAILILIYGFYTGYMALQLIIYTV is encoded by the coding sequence ATGACGCCTGATTGGATCGGAGCTTTTGTTGTTGGATTGATCGGCGCAGGTCACTGCATGGGAATGTGTGGTGGTATTGCGTCGCTTCTTTCGATTGGCAACAGTAAACCTTCTCCTGTTATTCCCCTACTTTATAACCTAGGGCGCTTGCTAAGCTATGCCGTGATTGGTGGTGTGATTGGCGGTGCAATTTCTTCTATAGGTCAACTAAGCGATTTTAACGCGCTGCTGGGTTGGCTTCGATTATTGGCTGCTGGCTTTATGATCGTCTTAGGTTTGTATATCGGTAAGTGGTGGTTCGGCTTGTTGTTCTTTGAAAAAGTCGGCCAGAAGCTTTGGCGCTATATCTCTCCTTTAGGTAAATCATTTCTACCCTTGAAGCACCCTAGCCACGCTTTACCATTTGGCTTTATTTGGGGTTGGCTGCCATGCGGCCTTGTTTACTCAATGCTAACTTGGGCTGCTGTATCAGGAAGTTGGTACAACGGATCGGGTATCATGCTTGCTTTCGGCTTAGGTACGCTTCCCGCAATGCTCACAGTGGGTATGGGCGCTAATTTTCTCAAAAAACTGCAACGAGCTGACTTATTTCGCCAATTTGGCGCTATTTTAATCCTCATTTACGGTTTCTATACCGGATATATGGCATTGCAGCTCATTATTTATACCGTATAG
- a CDS encoding FixH family protein, whose product MEQPWYKQFWPWFLLFLTVGVSMLTLVRVAILTNHSVHVVTEDYYKKGKGINVDISKVNVAKELGLSALVSEKGNSVIITLDKGKLDHFPAINAMFVHRTLPDRDFTQLLTADARGNYTLTLDHEMQGPWFIELSPHNSEWLVQGRMNFPIDTPTQLTN is encoded by the coding sequence ATGGAACAACCTTGGTATAAGCAGTTTTGGCCGTGGTTTTTGCTCTTCCTAACCGTTGGTGTTTCTATGCTAACATTGGTTCGAGTCGCGATACTTACCAACCATTCAGTTCACGTTGTAACTGAAGATTACTATAAAAAAGGTAAAGGTATTAATGTCGACATTTCAAAAGTAAACGTTGCTAAAGAGCTTGGCCTATCAGCTTTAGTTAGCGAGAAAGGTAACTCGGTTATCATTACTCTCGACAAAGGCAAGCTAGACCACTTCCCAGCTATTAACGCAATGTTCGTGCACCGAACGCTGCCTGACCGTGATTTCACTCAGCTACTGACCGCTGATGCGAGAGGCAACTACACGTTGACTCTGGACCATGAAATGCAAGGTCCATGGTTTATCGAGCTTTCTCCGCATAATTCTGAATGGTTAGTGCAAGGTCGCATGAACTTCCCTATTGATACTCCTACTCAACTAACGAACTAA
- the cadA gene encoding cadmium-translocating P-type ATPase, producing MCESCYHCGEDVPAETDFKVEILGSVRPMCCPGCETVAQTIVDSGLVSYYQYRTAPAEKADLVPEQLLALSHYDNEDVQLEFVRNSENTSEVTLSLEGVSCAACAWLIEKQVSSKLGVVSIRVNTTTNRALLSWDSTQAKLSELLSAIHTLGYKAAPFEADQQEAAYHRSMKNYLYRLGIAGLATMQVMMLAVALYLEVFGNLEPEFKSYFRWVSLIFATPVLLYSALPFYINAWRSLKGRTLGMDVPVSIALLFAYVASLVATVTEKGEVFFESISMFTFFLLLGRFLEMRARRKAAAASGNLLKLVPAMATTLDGEQVPVKTLKVGDQIRVLPGEHIPADGKVLSGRVHIDESMLTGESIHVVKNEGDTVFAGTLNGDESFELEVMTSKADSVISNIVRLQDEAQLSKPRIAEIADVVARYFVAVILIISFGTWFYWHQTRPEDAFWIMLSVLVATCPCALSLATPTAITCSTSRMGNFGILLRKGHVFETLCKVNHLIIDKTGTLTEGDIRISQVETFSELDKETCLQVAASLEQHANHPIAKAFKSYVSDEIEVESVNNVIGSGITGEWDGQDVAIGSSEFILGEVQPSESNGIYLSMAGRHIATFTYEDPIRKESIEFIKQFKEAGIKTTLLTGDSLINAKPVAEEIGITDIVANAKPEDKLAYLNSRDASDITMMVGDGINDAPILAGAHLSVAMGGGTDVAKASADMVLLGDKLDRLLKSRTLALKTRKIIRENLAWSLGYNLLILPLAVAGLVAPYIAVVGMSASSIIVVSNSLRLLKEQGK from the coding sequence ATGTGTGAATCCTGTTATCACTGCGGTGAAGATGTACCAGCGGAAACGGATTTTAAAGTAGAAATCTTAGGATCGGTGCGACCTATGTGTTGTCCGGGTTGCGAAACCGTAGCTCAGACAATCGTCGATAGCGGTTTGGTCTCTTATTACCAATATCGTACCGCTCCAGCTGAAAAAGCGGATCTCGTGCCAGAGCAACTTCTGGCACTCAGTCATTACGACAACGAAGATGTTCAATTGGAGTTCGTCCGTAACTCTGAAAACACCTCTGAAGTGACATTGTCACTAGAAGGTGTCTCTTGTGCTGCTTGTGCATGGCTTATCGAGAAGCAAGTCTCTTCAAAGTTAGGGGTTGTTAGTATTCGTGTTAATACCACGACTAACCGTGCTCTGCTCAGTTGGGACAGTACTCAGGCTAAACTGAGCGAGCTGTTGTCTGCAATCCATACCTTAGGCTACAAAGCCGCCCCATTCGAGGCTGATCAACAAGAAGCCGCCTATCATCGTTCGATGAAGAATTATCTCTATCGTCTTGGTATTGCTGGTTTAGCAACCATGCAGGTCATGATGCTGGCTGTTGCGCTTTATCTTGAAGTTTTTGGTAATCTTGAGCCCGAATTCAAAAGTTATTTCCGTTGGGTGAGCTTAATCTTCGCAACACCGGTTCTGCTCTACTCTGCATTGCCTTTCTATATTAATGCGTGGCGTAGCCTCAAAGGTCGAACATTGGGTATGGATGTGCCGGTGTCGATTGCTCTTTTGTTTGCCTACGTTGCAAGTTTGGTCGCAACAGTGACAGAGAAAGGCGAAGTATTCTTCGAATCTATCTCGATGTTCACCTTCTTCCTACTGCTGGGTCGTTTCCTTGAAATGCGCGCACGTCGTAAAGCAGCAGCCGCTAGTGGTAACCTACTTAAACTTGTTCCTGCTATGGCAACAACGTTAGATGGCGAACAAGTTCCAGTAAAAACCTTAAAAGTTGGCGATCAGATTCGCGTTCTGCCGGGTGAACATATTCCTGCCGATGGCAAAGTATTGTCTGGCAGAGTTCATATTGATGAATCGATGCTGACTGGCGAATCTATCCATGTGGTCAAAAACGAAGGCGATACCGTCTTCGCTGGCACATTGAATGGTGATGAATCGTTTGAATTAGAAGTGATGACGTCAAAAGCGGATTCGGTGATCTCCAATATCGTTCGCCTGCAAGATGAAGCGCAATTATCTAAACCTCGCATCGCTGAAATTGCTGATGTTGTGGCTCGATACTTTGTTGCAGTTATCTTGATCATTTCATTTGGTACTTGGTTCTATTGGCACCAAACACGACCAGAAGACGCTTTCTGGATCATGCTTTCGGTATTGGTAGCAACGTGTCCCTGTGCTCTGTCACTTGCAACACCGACGGCGATTACCTGCTCAACTTCTCGCATGGGTAACTTCGGTATCTTGCTGCGCAAAGGCCACGTATTCGAAACCTTGTGCAAAGTGAATCATTTGATCATAGATAAAACAGGCACATTGACTGAGGGTGATATTCGTATCAGCCAAGTTGAAACCTTCTCAGAGCTTGATAAAGAGACATGTTTACAAGTTGCAGCTAGCCTTGAACAACACGCAAACCACCCTATTGCTAAAGCATTCAAGAGCTATGTTTCTGATGAGATCGAAGTAGAGTCAGTTAATAACGTGATTGGTTCAGGCATCACTGGTGAGTGGGATGGCCAAGACGTTGCGATTGGTAGTAGTGAATTCATTCTAGGTGAAGTTCAACCATCGGAAAGTAACGGTATTTACTTGTCGATGGCGGGTCGTCATATCGCAACGTTCACTTATGAAGATCCCATTCGTAAAGAAAGCATCGAGTTTATTAAACAATTTAAAGAAGCGGGAATCAAAACAACTCTGCTGACTGGCGATTCTTTGATTAACGCGAAGCCTGTTGCTGAAGAGATCGGCATTACAGACATTGTTGCCAACGCAAAACCTGAAGATAAACTTGCTTACCTGAACTCTCGAGATGCAAGTGACATTACCATGATGGTTGGCGATGGTATTAACGATGCCCCTATTCTTGCAGGTGCCCACCTTTCCGTTGCTATGGGCGGCGGTACGGATGTGGCGAAAGCCTCTGCGGATATGGTGTTGTTGGGTGATAAGCTCGATAGATTACTTAAGTCGCGTACTTTGGCGTTAAAAACGCGTAAGATAATCCGTGAAAACCTAGCTTGGTCATTAGGGTATAACCTACTGATTCTTCCATTGGCTGTTGCTGGTTTGGTTGCTCCTTACATTGCCGTTGTTGGCATGTCTGCCAGCTCTATTATTGTTGTGTCTAACTCGTTAAGGCTTTTAAAAGAGCAAGGTAAATAA